In Anolis carolinensis isolate JA03-04 unplaced genomic scaffold, rAnoCar3.1.pri scaffold_14, whole genome shotgun sequence, the following proteins share a genomic window:
- the LOC103280364 gene encoding keratin-associated protein 10-7-like isoform X1: MSYQCKQRCLPPPIWVKGNSIKCAEVCAPISKSPCKSVCSSDPCGSSCTTAKDLCGAPCQPVCCDPCVKVEKCPDPCCAKAEPVICKSPCVSVCPAPCSPEPVKCKSPCASVCDATCEEAACGCQGQSGVCQPQSCFPFCVAPCQGQSCLPFCGNPCQGQSYIPVYIPGCGVVLVPQSCCLNPCASSCPCCQPPCCCPVPSCCNPSCCSQPASCAKCSCGSCPKKQSS; the protein is encoded by the coding sequence ATGTCTTATCAATGCAAGCAACGCTGCCTCCCGCCCCCCATATGGGTAAAAGGGAACTCCATCAAGTGCGCTGAAGTGTGCGCCCCAATCAGCAAATCCCCTTGCAAAAGCGTCTGCTCCTCAGACCCCTGCGGAAGCTCATGCACCACTGCGAAGGATTTGTGCGGCGCCCCATGCCAACCAGTGTGTTGCGACCCATGTGTGAAGGTTGAGAAGTGCCCGGATCCATGCTGTGCAAAGGCAGAGCCAGTGATATGCAAAAGCCCGTGCGTCAGTGTCTGTCCCGCGCCGTGCTCGCCGGAGCCGGTGAAATGCAAGAGCCCGTGCGCCAGTGTTTGTGACGCCACATGCGAGGAGGCGGCTTGCGGCTGCCAAGGCCAGTCTGGTGTCTGCCAACCCCAGTCGTGCTTCCCTTTCTGCGTAGCGCCTTGCCAGGGCCAGTCTTGCCTGCCTTTTTGCGGCAACCCTTGCCAGGGGCAATCTTACATCCCAGTCTATATCCCGGGCTGTGGCGTTGTTTTGGTGCCACAAAGCTGTTGCCTGAATCCATGCGCCAGCTCCTGCCCATGTTGCCAACCTCCCTGCTGTTGTCCGGTGCCTTCCTGTTGCAACCCATCCTGCTGTTCCCAGCCTGCTTCCTGTGCCAAATGCTCTTGCGGTTCTTGTCCCAAGAAACAGAGTTCCTAA